AGAGACAATAAAAAATGCTTCCTGGTTTATGATACCCTGGAAAAACGACCCTACAATACAAGCAATGTTGATAATGCTTGATGCAATTCATTTGAAATTCAAAAATGAATCAAATTTATGGGAGAAACTGATTGATGAACAAAATCCTCCTATTACTTTTCTTTATACTAAATTAGAAAATTTCGGGCTCTCCGATGATTTGTATATTAAAATGAATGCAAGGGGAAAAGAACTGACTCCTTTTGAAAACTTCAAATCTCGTTTTGAGAATCATATTGAAAAAAAAGGATGGGAAAATGATTTGCAAATTAATGAATATGATACAGAAGATGAAAAAAAAGAAAAATACATAAAACAATTTAGATATAAAATTGATAGAGAATGGACTGATTTATTTTGGAAATATAGAACTGAAATCAATATTATTAAAGAAGATGGAAGTTCTATTACGGAATACGAAATAGATAGCCGACTGACGAATTTTATTACAAGTATTGCTATAAATAACTATGCTATTAGTTCTGTTTATTCAGAAAAAGATATAATAGAACAAAAAATAAAAATATTGTCAGATACTCCAAGTGAATTGGGAATAGAAGATTTTCCAACTGAAGATTCCTTTAATTTGTTGATTGATTTTTTTGAAAAATATGCAGAAATAGATGATGCAAAAGTTTTCTATAATGCCGAATTAAACCCAAATATTTGTTTGTGGAATAATGGATTTGAAAATACGTCTTTATTCAAAGGAATAATTACTGGTGAGAATGTCACAATGCAAAAAAGAGTGTTGTTTTTTGCTCAAACCATGTTTTTATTAAATAAGCTATTTGATAAAGATGAATTTAATGATTGGATGAGAGTTATTAGAAATATGGTTGAAAATACGGCAGGTAATTGGAATTTAGAAAGAATGATAAGCGCTATGAAATTTGTCGTTAACCTAATGAATGAATATAAACAATATCCTAAGGGAGTTTATTCATTATTGAACGAAACAACAGAAACATACTCCTTTAACGCAACACAATTAAAAGAAGAAAAACGAAAAGCGAAAATTATCGTAGAGAACCCTAATTACAAAGAGCTCATATTCAATGTTGAAGATACTGATTTTTGTAAAGGAAGTATTAATTGGTGTTTGGATTGTGTGGATACGGATAACAATATAGGCTTATTAGAGTTAGAAAATATTAAAAGTATAATCGTAGAACATTTAGGGAAAAGTGATATTTCAAATCTATTCAGAAGAGCATTACTGACAATTGGCAATAATGAATTTTATAAATATTGGGGTTCTTGGAGTTATGGGACAAATACACATAAAAGATGTTTGATTGAAAGCAGAAATAATTTAAAATGGTAT
The Dysgonomonadaceae bacterium PH5-43 DNA segment above includes these coding regions:
- a CDS encoding hypothetical protein (product_source=Hypo-rule applied; pfam=PF03235; superfamily=51445) is translated as MMNNNIEKQKFDKLSFWQLIKRCSIEIPIIQRDYAQGRPQKEKIRNVFLDALKGALLGNPIELDFVYGSEQNNILKPLDGQQRLTTLFLLHWFVATKETKLNEAKEYLSKFTYETRISSREFCEKLVDISIDYEELLPMNEREKITPQNQLSETIKNASWFMIPWKNDPTIQAMLIMLDAIHLKFKNESNLWEKLIDEQNPPITFLYTKLENFGLSDDLYIKMNARGKELTPFENFKSRFENHIEKKGWENDLQINEYDTEDEKKEKYIKQFRYKIDREWTDLFWKYRTEINIIKEDGSSITEYEIDSRLTNFITSIAINNYAISSVYSEKDIIEQKIKILSDTPSELGIEDFPTEDSFNLLIDFFEKYAEIDDAKVFYNAELNPNICLWNNGFENTSLFKGIITGENVTMQKRVLFFAQTMFLLNKLFDKDEFNDWMRVIRNMVENTAGNWNLERMISAMKFVVNLMNEYKQYPKGVYSLLNETTETYSFNATQLKEEKRKAKIIVENPNYKELIFNVEDTDFCKGSINWCLDCVDTDNNIGLLELENIKSIIVEHLGKSDISNLFRRALLTIGNNEFYKYWGSWSYGTNTHKRCLIESRNNLKWYFTKGEYFENYFKPLVIQLITKDIQRIIDDYECPEDMPNWKKRLIKEPSLLDKYCEGHYFGITDDNQCYLYYKKKRPASKNDCKLIK